The genomic DNA CCGGTAGTCCATCCGGTCTTTCAGGCCGACGCGTTCCAGCAATGCTGTTGCGTATGCCGCATCCGCGCCGCGCCCAAACATCATCCCCAGCAGGACATTCTCGAGCGCGGTATATCCCTGGAGGAGATTGAACGTCTGAAAGACATAGCCAATGGACTGCGCCCGAACGCGGTCCCGCCCCGCCTCGGACAGCTTGGTGAGTTCCTGCCCCCCAAGAACAATCGTGCCGGAATCTGGTTGAAGTATTCCGGCAATTAGATTAAGGAAGGTTGTCTTGCCCGAGCCGCTGCTGCCCTGGAGCGCGATCTGTTCCGCGTCGGCAACAGAAAACCTCGGCACATCCACGATGAGGGTACTCTCGCCGTCCGGCGAGGCAAACCCCTTCTTCAAATCGCTGACCTCGAGAACCGCCATGGCCGCGGCCCCTCCGGCCCGGTACGGGCGTTACTTCTTTTCTTTGTGGACGGTGACTTTGCGCAGGGTCGAGTTGTACTTTTTGCGTTCGAGACGCCCGGTGACGTTGCGTACGTTCTTTTTCGTGTGGTACCGCGACGTGCCCGGCGCTTCCGTGCACTCGAGAATGACCTGGACGACGTTGCCCTTTGCCTTGGCCATGATGGCTGCTCCTTACAAACGACGTGACGGCGCGCCAACGCGCGCCGGGACCAATTTTGCCCGAAAAGACTACATATGATGCCGATTGAACGACGTGACTGTCAACCGAACCGCCTGGCGATCAGACTGCGGCCCCCTCCGCCCCGAGGTATTTCCCGGGCACGCGTGTAAGTTCGTATTCGCCGAACTCGGCTGCGCGCTCGATGACCTCGGGAACAGGGCCAGTCCACCACGAAGGCACGGATGGCCAGGGAAACACGTGGTGCCACTGGAGAAGCAGTGTGCGCCGCGAATTGGAACGGTTTGGGTGCGCCGCATGCAGAAGGCGCGCGTCGTTGATGACGAGGTCCCCGGCCTTGACTGGCAAATCGACGGCGTCAGGGTGATCGGCGAAGACCGGGTGCG from Candidatus Hydrogenedentota bacterium includes the following:
- a CDS encoding ABC transporter ATP-binding protein encodes the protein MAVLEVSDLKKGFASPDGESTLIVDVPRFSVADAEQIALQGSSGSGKTTFLNLIAGILQPDSGTIVLGGQELTKLSEAGRDRVRAQSIGYVFQTFNLLQGYTALENVLLGMMFGRGADAAYATALLERVGLKDRMDYRPRQLSVGQQQRVAVARALANHPKLVLADEPTGNLDFHHATEALKLIREVCREQNAALLLVTHDRDILTQFDNVQQLADINNAVKPLIARTAQI
- the rpmG gene encoding 50S ribosomal protein L33 — its product is MAKAKGNVVQVILECTEAPGTSRYHTKKNVRNVTGRLERKKYNSTLRKVTVHKEKK